GCTGGAGGACAAGCGCGTCGCCGCCCTCAACCGCATCGAGACGGCCATCGGGCGGGCCGCCGACAAGCCGGAGGGCCTGGAGGCCTTCGCGGCCTGCCAGCTCAACGCCGGCGGTGACGCCGGAGCGGGCGAGGCGGCGGGTGGCGAGGCGGGCGCCGGCGCGGAGGCCGGAGCCGGCGCGGAGGCGGGTGCCGAGGCGGGAGCCGGCGCGGGTGCCGAAGAGGGCGGCGCGGGTGCCGAGGCGGGCGCCGGCGCGGAGGCCGGCGAGGGTGCCCAGGAGGGCGGCGCCGGTGCGGGCGAGGCGGGCAACGCCGGTGCCGGCACGATCAGCTGCCCGGACGTCGCCTCCCAGCTGCCGGCGATCCCCGCGTCGGCCCAGGCCGAGGTCGACCGGAACCTGACCCTGCTGGACACGCAGGTCGCCGAGGCCAACAAGCGCCTGGTCGACACGGTCGGCCAGGGTGGACCCAACTTCGTCCAGAACGCCATCCTCGGCCCGCTGGAGGACAAGCGGATCTCCACCGTCAACCGCATCGCCACGGCCATCGGCCGCACGGCCGAGAAGCCGGCCGGCCTGGACTCCCTGGCCGCCTGCACGCTCACCAAGTGAGGTGACAGGCGCTGTGGCCGCCCCGTGGGAGCGCCGGCCGGGGCGGCCACGGACGACGCCTGGAGGCGGGATCCGGCAGAGGTGACCGGATCCCGCAATTCCTTAGACAGTCGAAAGACCTGCGGCCATAATCGTTCGACATGGGAAAGACTCACGAGCGCATAGACGGCCGGCTCCGCACGTTCATCGAGGCGCAGCCGGTCTTCTTCACCGCCACCGCGCCCCTGGCCGCCGACGGCACCGTCAACCTCTCCCCCAAGGGCCTCACGGGCTCCTTCGCGGTGCTCGACGAGCTCACGGTGGCCTATCTCGACTTCGCCGGTTCCAACGCCGAGACCATCGCCCACCTGCGGGAGAACGGACGGATCACCCTGATGTGGTGCGCCTTCCAGGGCCCGCCGAACATCGTCCGCGTGCACGGCAGGGGTGAACCGGTCTTCCGCGACGACCCCCGATTCGGGGACCTGCTCGCGCACTTCCCGGACATCGACCCGACGCAGCACGGCCTGCGCGCGATCATCGTCGTCACCGCCGAACTCGTCCGCGACACCTGCGGTTACGCGGTCCCCTTCATGGCGTACGAGGAGGACCGGGACCTGCACGGCAAGCGGTTCGCCCGGGAGGACGACGCCTCGCTCAGCGCGTACTTCGGCAAGAAGGAGCACATCGCCACCAGCCTGGACGGACTACCCGGGCTGCCGTTGCCGCTGCCGCCCTCTACGGTCTGAGGCATGCGCCTTGGTGCCGTCGCTCTCGCCGTCTCCCCCCTGGTCGCGCTCGGCGCCGGGCCGCCCGCCCCCGGGCCGCCGCTGCCGGCCCGGATGGCGGACACCGGCGGCGGCACCCAGCTGATCACCGCGGTGGCCCCGAAGCGGGCCTCGACGACGGGCAGGGTCACCTGGTGGGACCGCGGAGCGGACGGGCGCTGGGTGAAGAGGGGCTCCACGCCTGCCCGGTTCGGAGCGAACGGGCTCGTCGCCGGCGTCTTCCGCAAGCAGGGCACGAACACCACACCCACCGGCCTGTACGGCCTGCCGTACGCCTTCGGCATCAAGGCGGCGCCGCGCGGGACGGCGTACACCTACCGCAGGGTGCACCGGGGCTCCTGGTGGTGCCAGGACAACGACTCCCGCTCCTACAACCGCTGGACCGAGCCGCGCGCGGCCGACTGCCGGGCCGCCGAGTCCGAGCACCTGATCACCTACCGCGCGCAGTACGCGCACGCGCTCGTCATCGGCTTCAACTACGGGCGCCCCGTGCGAGGGCGCGGCGCGGGCATCTTCCTCCATGTCAACGGGCGGGGTGCGACGGCAGGTTGTGTCTCCGTGTCCGAGGAGGCCATGCGGCGGATCCTCGGCTGGGCCGACCCCGCGCGGCGGCCGCACATCGCCATCGGCACGAAGAGCGGGAACACGGCCGTCACCCGCCTGTGACGGACCGGCGGCCGTGTGCGTGTTACCGGCGGTCACTCCTGTCCGCACCCGACTCGGCACGCGGCTGAACACTCCCGTGTCCCGGCACGTATCTGTGGGCCAAGGGTCAAGTCCCCACGGAGGAACCGTGACCACCACGCTCGCAGGCGGACGTGCCGCCCGCCGCCAGACGATGCGCCGCATCCGCCCGCGCCGCTCCCCGGCCGTCCCGCTGCTGATCGCCCTGTGGGCCGGTGCGGCGGCTGTGCTGTGGCTGTGGTGGGACAACACACCGTCCCTCGCGGACAACACGAGCAAGATCCTGGCCGCGGGCCGGATCACCGGACTGCTCGCCGGCTACCTCATGGCGCTGGTGGTGCTCCAGATGGCCAGGGTGCCCGCGCTGGAGCGGCGGGTGGGTACCGACCGGGTCGCGCGCTGGCACGCCATGACCGGCCGCTACACGCTCTGCCTGGTCCTCGCCCACGTCTTCCTCATCATGTGGGGCTATGCCCTGCAGGCGGGCAAGGGGCTGGGCGACATCGTCCAGCAGACGACGGACTCCATCAACCAGCTGCCGGACATGGGCAAGGCCGCCATCGGCACGGGCCTGCTGTTCGTCATCGGGATCCTCTCGATCGGCGGGGTTCGCCGCCTGATCGGGTACGACACCTGGTACCACGTGCACCTGCTCACGTACGCCTCGGTGTACATGACGTTCTGGCACCAGATCACGACGGGCAACGAGTTCGCCGTCGAGCCGGCCGCGAAGACCTTCTGGTACGGGCTGTACGGCGTGGTGACCGCGCTGGTCGTCTGGTACCGGATCCTCACCCCGATCCGGCTGAACCTGCGGCACCGCATGCGGGTGGAGGCGGTCATCGAGGAGACTCCCGGGATCGTGTCCGTGCTGATCAGCGGGCGCAAGCTGCACCGGATGGGCGCGGAGGCCGGGCACTTCTTCCGGTGGCGGTTCATGGCGCCGGGCATGCGCTTCAGCTCGCACCCCTACTCCTTGTCGGCGGCGCCCCGCCCGGACATGCTGCGGATCACCGTCAAGGCGATCGGCGACCACACCGAGCGGCTGCGCGAACTGACGCCCGGCACCAAGGTGTGGGCGGAGGGCCCCTACGGCGCGATGACCGCGCAGCGCCGCAGCCGCGGCAAGGTGCTGCTGGTGGCGGGCGGGGTGGGCATCACCCCGATGCGGGCCCTGTTCGAGACGCTGCCGGGCGCGTCCGGTGACATCACGCTCCTCTACCGGGCCAACAGCACCCAGGACCTCGCCCTGTGGGGCGAGCTCGCCAAGATCGCCGACGAGCGCGGCGCCCGGCTGATGTACGCGGTCAACAGCCCGGAGGGGGAACGCCCCGACATCTCGGCGGAGTCCCTCCAGCGGAAGATCCCGGACATCGACGACCACGACGTCTTCATGTGCGGGCCGCCCGGCTTCGCGCAGTCGGTCTACGAGGCACTGCGCGGAGCGGGAGTCCCCGCCCGCCGTATCCATCACGAGTCGTTCGAGATGTGAGCGACGGGACACCAACGCCCCTTCAGGAGTTTGGGAAACGATGAGGAAGTCTCACCCCGTCCGGCGTGCCGTGCTCGCCGGCGCAGCCACCGTCTCCGGGATCGTGCTGCTGCTGTCGCTGAAGCCGGCGTCCGACCCGGGTTCCGCCCAGGCGGCGGACGGCCAGCTGCCGCCCGCGGCTGCCGGGCAGGCCCCGCAGGGCGGCGTGAACGGCGCGGTCACCGGCGACGCGGCGCAGACGCAGTACGGCGCGGTGCAGGTCCGCCTGACGATGAACAACGGCAAGATCTCCCAGGCCGAGGCGGTCCAGGCGCCCAAGGGCGGCCGCAGCGACCAGATCACCGCCAGCTCGGTGCCGCGCCTGAACCAGGCGGTGGTGGCGGCGCAGAGCGCGGACATCGACGCGGTCTCCGGCGCCACTTACACCAGCGCCGGCTACAAGAAGTCCCTCCAGTCGGCCCTGGACAAGGCGAAGGCGTCGGCCGGATCGCAGCAGGGTTCGGGCGGCGCGCAGACGCTGACCGGCGATGTCGCGCAGACGCAGTACGGGCCGGTCCAGGTACGGGTGACCGTCGCGGGCGGGAAGATCACCAAGGCCGAGGCGGTCCAGGCCCCCAAGGGCGGCCGCAGCGACCAGATCACCTCCTCCTCCGTCCCCCGCCTCAACCAGGCGGCCGTCGCGGCCGGAACCGCCGACATCGACGCGGTCTCCGGCGCCACGTACACCAGCGCCGGCTACAAGAAGTCCCTCCAGTCGGCCCTGGACAAGGCTCCGGCCGGGGGCGGTTCCTCGCAGGCCGCGGGTTCCGGGGGCGGCCAGGCCGCGACGCAGACGCTCACCGGCAGTGTGGCGCAGACGCAGTACGGGCCGGTCCAGGTACGGGTGACCGTCGCGGGCGGGAAGATCACCAAGGCCGAGGCGGTCCAGGCCCCCAAGGGCGGCCGCAGCGACCAGATCACCTCCTCCTCCGTCCCCCGCCTCAACCAGGCGGCCGTGGCAGCCGGAACCGCGCAGATCGACGCCGTGTCCGGGGCGACGTACACCAGCGCCGGCTACAAGCAGTCCCTCCAGTCCGCGCTGGACCAGGCCGGTGGCTGACACGGTGGCCGACTCCGCACAGGCTCCCGCCGCGGTACGTCATGCCGAGGAGACGATGGGGACCGTCTTCTCCTTCGACGTCCGCGGCGGGGAACCGGCCATCGTGCGCGCGGCCCTGGACGAGGCCGTCGCCGGGCTGCACCGGGTCGACGAAGTCTTCAGCACGTACCGCGAGGACAGCCAGATCTCGCGGCTGCAGCGCGGGGAGCTGACGGTCGAGGAGTGCGATCCCGAGGTCGCCGAGGTGCTGGAACTGGCCGCCGAGGCGGAACGGTTGAGCGACGGCTGGTTCAGCACGTCGTACCGGGGCCGCCTCGATCCGACGGGCATCGTCAAGGGCTGGGCGGTCGAGCGGGCGGCGCGGCGGCTGGCGGCGGTGCCCGGGGTGTGCGGAGTGAACCTCAACGGCGGCGGGGACGTGCAGCTCCTCGGTACGCCGGGGGCGCAGCGGCCGTGGCGGGTGGGGGTCGCCGACCCGCTGCGGCCGGGAGGCCTGGCGGCGGTCATCTCCGCGGCCGGGGTGGAGGAGCTGTCCGTGGCCACGTCCGGTACGGCGGAACGGGGCGACCACATCGTCGACCCGAGGACCGGGCGCTCGGCTGTGACCGACCTGGTCGCCGTGACGGTGGTGGGGCCCCGGCTGACGTGGGTCGACTGCTGGGCGACCGCGGCGTTCGCGATGGGCTCGCGGGAGGGCCTGGCGTGGCTGGAGTCGCTGCCGGGTGTTGAGGCGCTGCTGATCACGGCCGGGGACGAGGTGCGCTGTACCGGGGGGTTGGCGGCGCGGCTGGGGTGAGATGTGGCTGGAGGGCGGGGGGGTCCGCAGTCCGGCATAGCGGGGTGCCGCTGGGCCCACCCGTGCCGCCCCTGGCGGCACGCATGCCCGCAGCCAGGCGGAACCGACCCAGGGGCGCGGGGAACTGCGCGACCAGCCGCGGCGCACCCGCACACACCACCACCGGCACGCCCACGGCGCTCAGTGCCCGTTCTGCGCCAGCCTCAGCAGATGA
This is a stretch of genomic DNA from Streptomyces hawaiiensis. It encodes these proteins:
- a CDS encoding L,D-transpeptidase family protein encodes the protein MRLGAVALAVSPLVALGAGPPAPGPPLPARMADTGGGTQLITAVAPKRASTTGRVTWWDRGADGRWVKRGSTPARFGANGLVAGVFRKQGTNTTPTGLYGLPYAFGIKAAPRGTAYTYRRVHRGSWWCQDNDSRSYNRWTEPRAADCRAAESEHLITYRAQYAHALVIGFNYGRPVRGRGAGIFLHVNGRGATAGCVSVSEEAMRRILGWADPARRPHIAIGTKSGNTAVTRL
- a CDS encoding FMN-binding protein is translated as MRKSHPVRRAVLAGAATVSGIVLLLSLKPASDPGSAQAADGQLPPAAAGQAPQGGVNGAVTGDAAQTQYGAVQVRLTMNNGKISQAEAVQAPKGGRSDQITASSVPRLNQAVVAAQSADIDAVSGATYTSAGYKKSLQSALDKAKASAGSQQGSGGAQTLTGDVAQTQYGPVQVRVTVAGGKITKAEAVQAPKGGRSDQITSSSVPRLNQAAVAAGTADIDAVSGATYTSAGYKKSLQSALDKAPAGGGSSQAAGSGGGQAATQTLTGSVAQTQYGPVQVRVTVAGGKITKAEAVQAPKGGRSDQITSSSVPRLNQAAVAAGTAQIDAVSGATYTSAGYKQSLQSALDQAGG
- a CDS encoding FAD:protein FMN transferase, translating into MADTVADSAQAPAAVRHAEETMGTVFSFDVRGGEPAIVRAALDEAVAGLHRVDEVFSTYREDSQISRLQRGELTVEECDPEVAEVLELAAEAERLSDGWFSTSYRGRLDPTGIVKGWAVERAARRLAAVPGVCGVNLNGGGDVQLLGTPGAQRPWRVGVADPLRPGGLAAVISAAGVEELSVATSGTAERGDHIVDPRTGRSAVTDLVAVTVVGPRLTWVDCWATAAFAMGSREGLAWLESLPGVEALLITAGDEVRCTGGLAARLG
- a CDS encoding ferredoxin reductase family protein codes for the protein MTTTLAGGRAARRQTMRRIRPRRSPAVPLLIALWAGAAAVLWLWWDNTPSLADNTSKILAAGRITGLLAGYLMALVVLQMARVPALERRVGTDRVARWHAMTGRYTLCLVLAHVFLIMWGYALQAGKGLGDIVQQTTDSINQLPDMGKAAIGTGLLFVIGILSIGGVRRLIGYDTWYHVHLLTYASVYMTFWHQITTGNEFAVEPAAKTFWYGLYGVVTALVVWYRILTPIRLNLRHRMRVEAVIEETPGIVSVLISGRKLHRMGAEAGHFFRWRFMAPGMRFSSHPYSLSAAPRPDMLRITVKAIGDHTERLRELTPGTKVWAEGPYGAMTAQRRSRGKVLLVAGGVGITPMRALFETLPGASGDITLLYRANSTQDLALWGELAKIADERGARLMYAVNSPEGERPDISAESLQRKIPDIDDHDVFMCGPPGFAQSVYEALRGAGVPARRIHHESFEM
- a CDS encoding pyridoxamine 5'-phosphate oxidase family protein, which translates into the protein MGKTHERIDGRLRTFIEAQPVFFTATAPLAADGTVNLSPKGLTGSFAVLDELTVAYLDFAGSNAETIAHLRENGRITLMWCAFQGPPNIVRVHGRGEPVFRDDPRFGDLLAHFPDIDPTQHGLRAIIVVTAELVRDTCGYAVPFMAYEEDRDLHGKRFAREDDASLSAYFGKKEHIATSLDGLPGLPLPLPPSTV